Proteins encoded in a region of the Bactrocera tryoni isolate S06 chromosome 4, CSIRO_BtryS06_freeze2, whole genome shotgun sequence genome:
- the LOC120773522 gene encoding hormone receptor 4 codes for MTLSRGPYSELDKMSLFQDLKLKRRKIDSRCSSDGESVADTSTSSPDLLAPMSPKMCDTGGAGAGGHGGGGGGALSSLLLPTAVVTLTATSTIAPVSAAAATICSSSTVPTAASSNSGHNVCVATPPSATTTVVVSAGKAAAIKAEQKHQQQQQQQQQQQQTEINSSSGPVSAAAASSVMSPPPTTTVRMSPAPPTDLSLPAGRRTPSNATPTRATPTPPHNNGNASSSCGTSNGGGSSRASPDSMDERPSTTTTTTTGGTQMSTNGIHGGASGDCMQNAASAECGVSNLSVIRSVKEERIAASPTKMLSYHQHQQQQQQQQMQYQQHAPSPTQSKGLTQSQQHVSVLVTPSRIKSELSPQQQQHAQQMPPTSLQHLAHHPAYSTSVSTATSSVTSTSGAMTTTTSSSAAALHASTPSPTPLPTPAAVAAAAVAAAAAHHPHLHHPPPPIVQTHHLHQQLTQPQLRKSSPPTGLGLPQQHLLNQSMQHLTQQQQLQLLQQAAAMSQRPTQMSPNAINSTPSARHQSSASSPHQHLLQQHHHHQQQQQQQQQQHLRIKKEPAQLLAAAAGSLLGSSGGAQRHLHSPHHHHPSSPQQQQQQPPPQLPPQALGNIAQLIHPGSLQLRHPNRDAAILFRVKNEVHQQVAAAQLMQPGAAAAAAAAAQRMVWVSNARINGVKPEVIGGPLGGLRPGGPAQSPSPHHSSSSSSSQLSPQTPSQTPPRGTPTVIMGESCGVRTMVWGYEPAPPTAGPSPTHGGNSNSGSGGGLHQTPPSTPQHPHGQQQQQPPSSMSSLSQQSHHSSQSSLQSASSPSAGSITPTHTPGPSPQNNEEAAQLLLSLGQTRIQDVRPRPHQFRTPHALNMERLWAGDYSQLPPGQIHALNLSAQQQWGSTNATGMNRGLDAPHEPTDEDDQPLVCMICEDKATGLHYGIITCEGCKGFFKRTVQNRRVYTCVADGTCEITKAQRNRCQYCRFKKCIEQGMVLQAVREDRMPGGRNSGAVYNLYKVKYKKHKKSKQQQQQQQQSQQQHMHSPHHQSPLSPHHQQHLLSPQQQQHLHQHQQQLAAAAAVAAAAQHQHSKLLSATLGQSEMKPMFLGPSIKQELLQQQQQQQQQQHQQQQAAQLHSPHHQQLHSPHHTLHGSPHGALPPHSSASALHSPLSHGPPSLPPHTSSSSSSSSSASSGGSSSSSQQPLHHALPSPHHALAHAHHLQANASHAPPHAQQLHQQQQQQQQQHQQHASQLQENAIKLPSHLVNGTILKTALTNPSEIVHLRNRLDTAVSSSKDRQLSYEHAHSMIQTLIDCDAMEDIATLPHFSEFLEDKSEISEKLCNIGDSIVHKLVSWTKKLPFYLEIPVDIHTKLLTDKWHEILILTTAAYQALHGRRRTPSTTTPGGGDTTTAQASSTTSSSGGRSSAGAPPHSPASANHHHNHHHMSGSPHATSLNLPHQLHNQQMQAAATPPLQKEDPEFVDEVNGHLLTLQTCLTTLMGQPIAMEQLKLDVGHMVDKMTQITIMFRRIKLKMEEYVCLKVYILLNKAEVELETIQERYVQVLRTYLQHSSPQNPQDRLTELLSHIPEIQAAASLLLESKMFYVPFVLNSASVR; via the exons ATGACACTGAGCCGTGGCCCGTACAGCGAGCTCGATAAAATGAGCCTTTTTCAGGATCTAAAACTGAAACGACGAAAAATCGATTCAAGATGCAGCAGTGATGGCGAATCAGTAGCCGACACCTCCACCTCCTCGCCCGATCTCCTCGCACCGATGTCGCCGAAAATGTGCGACACCGGCGGTGCGGGTGCTGGCGGCCATGGAGGTGGCGGCGGCGGTGCGCTCTCCTCCCTGCTGTTGCCCACCGCCGTCGTCACCTTGACGGCAACATCCACCATTGCGCCCGTCTCTGCCGCAGCTGCCACTATCTGCTCGAGCAGCACTGTGCCAACTGCCGCCAGCAGCAACTCCGGTCACAATGTGTGCGTGGCAACACCACCAAGCGCCACCACTACGGTGGTTGTGTCCGCTGGCAAAGCGGCAGCCATAAAAGCTGAgcaaaaacaccaacaacagcagcagcagcagcagcaacaacaacagactGAAATTAACTCGTCCAGCGGCCCTGTGAGCGCAGCGGCCGCCTCGTCCGTGATGTCACCGCctccaacaacaacagtgcGCATGTCACCTGCGCCGCCGACTGATCTGAGCCTGCCGGCAGGGCGTCGCACGCCCAGCAATGCGACGCCGACACGCGCCACACCAACACCACCGCATAATAATGGCAATGCGAGTAGTAGTTGTGGCACCAGTAATGGTGGTGGCAGCAGTCGCGCCTCACCGGACTCAATGGATGAGCGTCCGTCAAcaaccaccacaacaacaacgggTGGCACGCAGATGTCTACAAATGGTATACATGGCGGTGCGAGTGGGGACTGTATGCAAAACGCTGCAAGTGCCGAGTGTGGTGTTAGTAATTTAAGTGTCATACGCTCGGTGAAGGAAGAGCGCATTGCCGCCTCGCCTACGAAAATGCTATCCTACCACCAGcatcagcaacagcagcaacaacagcaaatgcaGTATCAACAGCACGCGCCATCTCCCACACAATCCAAAGGTCTCACGCAGTCGCAGCAGCATGTCAGCGTGCTGGTGACGCCATCACGCATAAAGTCTGAATTGTCaccgcagcagcaacagcatgCGCAGCAAATGCCGCCAACATCGCTACAACATCTGGCGCATCACCCGGCTTACTCCACGTCTGTGTCGACAGCGACCAGCTCAGTGACATCTACTTCTGGCGCGATGACTACCACAACCAGCTCCAGCGCCGCAGCACTGCACGCAAGCACGCCATCGCCGACGCCATTGCCAACACCGgcagcagtagcagcagcagcggtggcGGCCGCGGCGGCGCATCATCCGCACCTGCATCACCCGCCGCCGCCCATAGTGCAGACGCATCACCTACATCAACAGCTCACACAACCGCAGCTGCGCAAGAGCAGTCCGCCAACTGGTCTAGGACTGCCGCAGCAACATTTACTAAACCAATCCATGCAGCATTTGACACAACAGCAGCAATTGCAGCTGCTGCAGCAGGCGGCCGCTATGTCACAGCGACCAACGCAAATGTCGCCGAATGCCATAAACTCAACGCCAAGCGCGCGGCATCAGTCCAGCGCTTCATCGCCACATCAACATTTGCTACAGCAGCATCATCAccatcagcaacaacagcagcagcaacagcagcagcatttACGCATTAAAAAGGAGCCAGCGCAGCTATTGGCCGCCGCCGCGGGTAGTTTATTGGGCAGCAGCGGCGGCGCGCAACGCCACTTACACTCGCCACATCACCATCACCCATCATcgccacaacagcaacagcagcagcctCCACCGCAGTTACCGCCACAAGCTTTGGGTAATATAGCGCAGCTGATACACCCAGGCTCGCTGCAATTGCGTCATCCCAACCGCGATGCAGCCATACTTTTTCGTGTAAAGAACGAAGTGCATCAGCAAGTGGCTGCCGCGCAGCTTATGCAACCTGgcgctgctgccgctgccgcaGCCGCGGCACAACGCATGGTCTGGGTTTCGAACGCGCGCATAAACGGCGTTAAACCGGAGGTTATTGGTGGTCCGCTCGGCGGTTTGCGACCGGGTGGTCCAGCGCAGTCGCCCTCACCGCATCATTCTTCATCCTCTTCGTCTTCACAACTGTCGCCGCAAACGCCTTCACAAACGCCGCCACGCGGTACGCCTACGGTCATCATGGGCGAAAGCTGTGGCGTGCGCACAATGGTGTGGGGATACGAGCCGGCGCCACCAACAGCCGGTCCATCGCCCACACATggcggcaacagcaacagcggTAGTGGCGGTGGTCTGCATCAGACGCCGCCCTCCACGCCACAACATCCACACggccagcaacaacagcaaccgccCTCTTCTATGTCATCGCTCTCACAACAGTCACATCACTCATCACAGTCATCACTGCAGTCGGCGTCATCACCATCGGCGGGCTCCATTACGCCCACGCATACGCCCGGACCGTCGCCGCAAAACAACGAGGAGGCCGCGCAGCTATTGCTTTCACTGGGTCAGACGCGCATACAGGATGTGCGTCCGCGGCCACATCAGTTTCGCACACCGCATGCGCTCAATATGGAGCGGCTGTGGGCGGGCGATTACTCGCAGTTGCCGCCCGGACAGATACATGCGCTCAATTTGAGCGCGCAACAGCAGTGGGGCAGCACCAATGCGACGGGCATGAATCGCGGTCTGGATGCGCCGCACGAGCCCACGGACGAGGATGATCAGCCGCTGGTCTGCATGATCTGCGAAGACAAGGCGACCGGCTTGCATTACGGCATCATCACGTGTGAAGG TTGCAAGGGCTTCTTCAAGCGCACCGTGCAGAACCGACGCGTCTACACCTGCGTGGCCGATGGCACGTGCGAAATAACCAAAGCGCAGCGCAACCGGTGTCAGTATTGTCGATTTAAGAAGTGCATCGAGCAGGGCATGGTCTTGCAAG CCGTGCGCGAGGATCGCATGCCGGGCGGCCGCAACAGCGGCGCCGTCTACAACCTCTACAAGGTCAAGTATAAGAAACACAAAAAGtccaagcagcagcaacaacaacagcagcaatcaCAGCAACAACACATGCATTCACCACATCATCAATCGCCGCTCTCACCACACCATCAACAGCATCTGCTTTCaccgcaacagcaacagcatctGCATCAGCATCAACAGCAATTGGCGGCCGCTGCCGCAGTCGCTGCCGCCGCGCAGCATCAACATTCGAAGCTGCTAAGCGCCACGCTAGGGCAAAGTGAAATGAAGCCAATGTTTTTGGGTCCATCCATCAAGCAGGAGCTgctacagcaacagcagcagcagcagcagcaacaacaccagcaacagcaAGCCGCGCAACTGCATTCTCCACATCATCAGCAGTTGCATTCGCCGCACCACACGCTACACGGCTCGCCACATGGCGCGCTACCGCCACACTCTTCGGCCAGCGCATTGCATAGTCCACTGTCGCATGGGCCGCCCTCACTGCCACCACACACCTCCTCTTCATCCTCATCCTCGTCGTCGGCTTCTTcgggcggcagcagcagcagctcaCAGCAGCCATTACACCATGCGCTGCCTTCGCCACATCATGCGCTCGCGCATGCGCATCATCTACAAGCGAACGCGTCACATGCACCGCCGCATGCACAACAGCTgcatcagcagcaacagcaacaacagcagcaacatcaacaGCATGCGTCACAGCTGCAGGAGAATGCCATCAAATTGCCCTCGCATTTGGTTAACGGTACAATACTTAAGACTGCCCTAACGAATCCCAGCGAAATCGTGCATTTAAGAAATCGCCTCGATACCGCCGTGAGCTCGTCGAAGGATCGCCAGCTCTCGTATGAGCATGCGCACTCCATGATCCAAACGCTAATCGACTGTGATGCTATGGAGGACATAGCCACATTGCCACACTTCTCCGAGTTTCTCGAGGACAAGTCGGAGATTAGCGAGAAGCTATGCAATATCGGTGACTCCATCGTACATAAGCTGGTATCGTGGACAAAGAAACTGCCTTTTTACTTGGAGATACCCGTTGACATACACACCAAGCTGCTGACGGACAAGTGGCATGAGATACTCATATTGACTACAGCGGCGTACCAGGCCTTGCACGGCAGGCGCAGGACACCTAGCACCACGACGCCCGGTGGCGGTGACACAACAACAGCGCAAGCCTCCTCCACCACCAGCTCGAGCGGCGGTCGTTCTAGCGCAGGCGCGCCACCACATTCGCCCGCCTCAGCCAATCATCATCACAATCACCATCACATGAGCGGCTCACCGCATGCCACGAGTCTGAATTTGCCACACCAGCTGCATAATCAACAAATGCAGGCAGCAGCAACGCCACCGCTGCAGAAGGAGGATCCCGAATTCGTGGACGAGGTGAATGGCCATCTGCTGACGCTGCAAACGTGCCTCACCACACTGATGGGCCAGCCCATTGCCATGGAACAGCTGAAGCTGGATGTCGGTCATATGGTGGATAAGATGACACAGATCACGATCATGTTTCGACGCATTAAACTCAAAATGGAGGAATATGTTTGTTTGAAGGTGTACATTCTGTTGAATAAAG CAGAAGTGGAACTAGAGACCATACAAGAGCGTTACGTGCAGGTGTTACGCACGTATTTGCAGCACTCGTCACCGCAGAATCCACAAGATCGACTCACTGAACTGCTGTCGCATATACCGGAG ATCCAAGCTGCCGCCAGTCTACTGCTAGAAAGTAAAATGTTCTACGTTCCCTTCGTCTTGAATTCGGCCAGCGTGAGGTAG
- the LOC120773528 gene encoding uncharacterized protein LOC120773528 → MKFYVCVVAVFAVAFASLCLVSDALVARAQYKNSAYPGKCYISSDLILSPGQSGKAPNNPCANIECLDNGNVEFTICPAVAPPKGCKQRDFVNANRPYPDCCERAYDCTRSF, encoded by the exons atgaaattctacgtgtgtgttgttgctgtttttgctgttgcCTTCGCCAGCTTGTGCTTGGTGAGCGATGCGCTGGTGGCACGCGCCCAGTACAAAAACTCAG CCTACCCCGGCAAATGCTACATCAGCAGCGATCTCATACTCTCGCCCGGCCAAAGCGGCAAGGCGCCGAACAACCCCTGCGCCAACATCGAGTGCTTGGACAATGGCAATGTGGAATTCACAAT CTGCCCTGCTGTGGCGCCACCTAAAGGCTGCAAGCAACGTGATTTCGTCAACGCCAACCGGCCCTATCCGGACTGCTGTGAACGCGCCTACGACTGCACACGCAGCTTTTAA
- the LOC120774675 gene encoding homeobox protein prospero-like, which yields MMIMQQQQQENEDEPEEPKVEQQQQASNLMKARRRAATEMAERLQRQQEDLQKQQREQSQKSAAEQQQPQPVRFCLPMLELPTIKVENVQQQLSYSMDEDDADTDEEELRNLEQRQQQKQQQQQQSGEENTSSQMKSPIMARLMEPTTSILKTSLLAGAAATLATLTAAAEQVNRKAQSPQTHGGKVGTRALTAKQTPAAENSLTESKRLQTQQQQQPQNVQQQEQREQPKPAMPYKSILQTALMGERPPQSQTPPTPTTVGPKYMRASGLQAAAPPPPHVLKTAVTLASLGEIAAARQQQEEEERRLREQQQQQQQQQQHLLLQQTLPLKKKKSFLQQKLTATCNMLTTAATLLQQQQQQQNTITILPVEASNNSHTANSAANAAVETNTKFVLNNTSAGVLRCVSSATATTTATTTRSTATFVNNLRRGACATEIACNNSNSKNAASGCQAIATQTIKIPTVRTATVTTQTQTDEMHSAAAAATAATSGAQTPLHALAASSHVITRKLSTALQQQQAMASAASGSAATTLLSLPTQQSNVARRASPQRQTTLVTATTTNANTISAAPPTSTATATATAAPPSTAVTVVVFKTLLPDD from the coding sequence ATGATgattatgcaacaacaacaacaggagaATGAGGATGAGCCAGAGGAGCCAAAAGtagaacagcaacaacaagcaagcaATTTAATGAAGGCGCGTAGACGCGCTGCCACCGAAATGGCTGAACGTCTGCAAAGACAGCAAGAGGatttacaaaagcaacaacgcGAGCAAAGCCAAAAGTCAGCGGCAGAACAGCAACAGCCGCAACCGGTAAGATTTTGTCTACCGATGCTGGAGTTACCTACAATCAAAGTGGAGAACGTGCAACAGCAACTTAGCTATTCAATGGATGAGGACGACGCCGATACGGACGAGGAAGAGTTACGCAATTTGGagcaaaggcaacaacaaaagcagcagcaacagcagcaaagcGGCGAGGAGAACACATCATCGCAAATGAAATCGCCAATAATGGCGCGTTTAATGGAGCCAACCACGTCGATACTAAAGACCTCATTGCTGGCAGGCGCGGCAGCAACACTAGCGACGCTGACGGCAGCCGCGGAACAGGTAAATCGCAAAGCTCAATCACCACAGACGCATGGCGGTAAGGTGGGCACGCGCGCGCTGACTGCAAAACAAACGCCAGCGGCGGAAAATAGTCTGACAGAGAGTAAAAGACTGcaaacacagcaacaacaacaaccacaaaacgTACAACAGCAAGAACAACGCGAACAGCCTAAGCCCGCAATGCCTTATAAGTCCATACTGCAGACGGCGCTTATGGGTGAGCGGCCGCCACAGTCGCAAACACCGCCAACGCCGACGACAGTTGGGCCAAAATATATGCGCGCGTCCGGTTTACAAGCAGCGGCGCCACCACCACCGCACGTCTTAAAGACCGCAGTTACACTAGCGAGCCTCGGTGAAATTGCGGCAGCGCGTCAACAGCAGGAGGAGGAAGAACGCCGCCTGCGcgaacagcagcagcagcagcagcaacagcaacagcatttATTGTTACAACAAACACTGccattgaagaagaagaagagttttCTGCAACAAAAGTTAAcagcaacatgcaacatgctGACAACAGCGGCAACgttattgcaacaacaacaacagcaacaaaatacaATTACTATACTGCCAGTTGAAGCCAGCAACAACAGCCACACTGCCAACTCAGCTGCAAATGCTGCTGTTGAGACCAACACAAAGTTCGTATTAAATAATACAAGCGCAGGCGTATTGCGCTGCGTTTCGAGcgcgacagcaacaacaaccgccACGACCACGCGCTCCACTGCCACTTTTGTTAACAACTTGCGACGCGGCGCATGCGCCACAGAAATTgcctgcaacaacagcaattcaAAAAACGCTGCCAGCGGTTGTCAAGCAATTGCCACACAAACCATAAAAATACCAACAGTGCGCACGGCGACGGTGACGACGCAAACGCAAACCGATGAAATGCACTCCGCCGCCGCtgcggcaacagcagcaacaagcgGCGCGCAGACACCGTTGCACGCTCTAGCCGCCAGCAGTCATGTAATCACGCGCAAACTTAGCACtgctctacaacaacaacaagcaatggCGAGCGCTGCTAGCGGCAGCGCAGCGACAACATTGCTCTCACTGCCAACGCAGCAGTCCAATGTGGCGCGTCGCGCCTCACCACAACGCCAAACCACATTAGTTACTGCCACCACAACGAATGCGAACACGATTAGTGCCGCACCGCCCACATCTACTGCCACTGCCACAGCCACCGCTGCCCCGCCCTCCACagctgttactgttgttgtttttaaaacaTTGTTACCTGATGactga